In Gloeocapsa sp. DLM2.Bin57, the following proteins share a genomic window:
- a CDS encoding glyoxalase — MNSAVLFHLAIPINDTVKAKTFYHQGLGCTIGRENTQAIIFNFYGHQLVAHMTKQPLTPQRGIYPRHFGLICTTENDWSTILDLATTNSLVFYEQPKLRFPGELTEHRTFFLEDPFYNLLEFKYYRHAEAIFGGWELAKIGDRP, encoded by the coding sequence ATGAATTCTGCTGTTTTGTTTCATTTGGCTATACCTATCAATGATACTGTTAAAGCTAAGACTTTTTATCATCAGGGATTAGGTTGTACCATTGGTCGTGAAAATACTCAAGCGATTATTTTTAATTTTTATGGTCATCAACTGGTAGCTCACATGACTAAACAACCCCTAACACCCCAAAGAGGGATTTATCCTCGTCATTTTGGTCTAATTTGTACCACTGAGAATGATTGGTCAACTATTCTTGATTTAGCTACGACTAACTCTTTAGTTTTTTACGAACAACCTAAATTAAGGTTTCCTGGAGAGTTGACCGAGCATCGTACCTTTTTCCTAGAAGATCCCTTCTATAACCTCCTAGAGTTTAAATATTATCGTCATGCAGAGGCAATTTTTGGAGGATGGGAATTAGCGAAAATAGGCGATCGCCCTTAA
- a CDS encoding photosystem II S4 domain protein, whose protein sequence is MLPRDEILTRVENREAIARILDKAEQALKTWSVMLTDFLSPAILVEVLPIFKNLTELQCLAWGGYPQAERQRLGIARQEVPLTTEDWELVVLEIAGNFLFDVATHRDFLGAALGTGIVRDKIGDIIVLGERGAQMIITPDLEEFLCTSLLQVRSVPVETKVIPLSELKIRPPKTKEMNTVEASLRLDAIASAGFGLSRSKMAEAINSGDVRVNWKEISSASHLLQQGDLISFQGKGRLEVGEIQVTKKQRYRVQLTRYL, encoded by the coding sequence ATGTTACCTAGAGACGAAATCTTAACAAGAGTAGAAAATCGAGAAGCGATCGCCCGTATCTTAGATAAAGCTGAACAAGCCTTAAAAACCTGGTCGGTGATGCTGACTGATTTCCTCTCTCCTGCTATTTTAGTAGAAGTATTGCCGATATTTAAAAATCTGACAGAGTTACAATGTTTAGCTTGGGGGGGATATCCACAAGCAGAGCGTCAAAGACTGGGTATCGCTAGACAAGAAGTACCATTAACTACAGAAGATTGGGAATTAGTGGTTTTAGAGATTGCGGGTAATTTTTTATTCGATGTAGCTACTCATAGAGACTTTTTAGGTGCAGCTTTAGGAACGGGTATAGTTAGAGATAAAATTGGTGATATTATCGTTTTAGGGGAAAGAGGTGCACAAATGATTATTACTCCAGATTTAGAAGAGTTTTTGTGTACTTCTTTATTACAAGTTCGTTCTGTACCCGTAGAAACTAAAGTCATTCCACTGAGTGAGTTAAAAATTAGACCACCCAAAACTAAAGAAATGAACACGGTTGAAGCTTCTTTACGTTTAGACGCGATCGCCTCAGCGGGATTTGGCTTATCCCGTAGTAAAATGGCAGAAGCGATTAACTCTGGTGATGTGAGGGTTAATTGGAAAGAAATAAGCAGCGCGAGTCATTTACTGCAACAGGGAGATTTAATCTCTTTTCAGGGTAAGGGAAGATTAGAAGTAGGGGAAATACAAGTTACCAAAAAACAACGTTATCGTGTACAACTTACCCGTTATTTATAG
- a CDS encoding crossover junction endodeoxyribonuclease RuvC encodes MKQLKCLGLDPGLAIIGWALLGGKESLHPQLYDYGTIETDKSLSTPARLTIIEGDMVSLISELQPDLVAVEMPFFSREIKAAGGVLQAVGIINLVCYRELQITPIFLHQASWKAYLGNGKANKAEVAETIQSLFTLPDLPINDTVDAIAIAYAAFGGLRNNI; translated from the coding sequence ATGAAGCAGTTAAAATGTTTAGGATTAGATCCAGGTTTAGCTATTATTGGTTGGGCTTTGTTAGGTGGTAAGGAATCTTTACACCCCCAACTCTACGACTACGGTACAATTGAAACCGATAAGAGTCTCTCTACACCAGCTAGGTTAACGATTATTGAAGGGGATATGGTGTCTTTAATCTCGGAATTACAACCAGATTTAGTCGCGGTAGAAATGCCTTTTTTTTCCCGAGAAATTAAAGCAGCAGGAGGAGTACTGCAAGCTGTGGGTATCATTAATCTTGTTTGTTATCGTGAACTTCAGATTACCCCTATTTTTCTTCATCAAGCTTCCTGGAAGGCTTATCTAGGTAATGGCAAAGCTAATAAAGCCGAGGTCGCCGAAACTATTCAATCTCTGTTTACTTTACCGGATCTTCCGATTAATGATACCGTCGATGCGATCGCGATCGCCTACGCTGCTTTTGGGGGATTACGTAATAATATTTAG
- a CDS encoding LD-carboxypeptidase, with amino-acid sequence MIYPPWLQPGDHLTVIAPSGSLNSLSIFTQGLEIWRSQGYQIDIDPQCYNSHSYLAGTDEQRRQALKQAWLNPQCRGIICARGGYGSTRLLENWSWSNLDLSSPKWLIGFSDISALLWSLTKVGIASIHASVLTTLPSEPDWCQQRLFDLLQGKPLPPLEGSGWGGGKTTGTLLAGNLTVATHLLQTPSQPPLNDVILAIEEVNELPYRVDRLLTHWRMLGLLQQVKGIALGSFSGCTPLENTSSWEINQVLRDRLTDLSIPIVSDLPFGHGSANAALIVGSRVELDGDRGLLTTLYP; translated from the coding sequence ATCATCTATCCCCCTTGGTTACAACCTGGTGATCATCTTACGGTAATCGCCCCTAGTGGTAGTTTAAATTCTTTAAGTATATTTACTCAAGGGTTAGAAATCTGGCGATCGCAGGGTTACCAAATAGATATTGACCCTCAATGTTATAATAGCCATAGTTACCTAGCAGGGACAGATGAACAACGACGTCAAGCCCTAAAACAAGCTTGGTTAAATCCTCAATGTCGGGGGATTATCTGTGCTAGGGGAGGTTATGGGAGTACTAGACTATTAGAAAATTGGTCATGGTCAAATCTCGACTTGTCTTCCCCAAAATGGTTGATTGGTTTTTCCGATATCAGCGCTTTATTGTGGAGTCTGACTAAGGTAGGAATAGCTAGTATCCACGCTTCTGTCTTGACTACTCTACCCTCTGAACCAGACTGGTGTCAACAACGTCTCTTTGATTTGTTACAGGGAAAACCATTACCACCCCTTGAGGGTAGCGGTTGGGGAGGAGGTAAAACCACAGGAACTCTTTTAGCAGGTAATTTGACCGTAGCTACTCATCTCTTGCAAACACCCTCTCAACCTCCCTTAAATGACGTAATTTTAGCCATAGAAGAAGTAAACGAATTGCCCTACCGCGTCGATCGCCTGTTGACCCATTGGCGGATGTTAGGATTATTACAACAGGTGAAAGGAATCGCTTTAGGAAGTTTTAGTGGTTGTACACCTTTAGAGAATACCTCTAGTTGGGAGATAAATCAGGTATTGCGCGATCGCCTCACTGATTTGTCTATTCCCATAGTGTCTGACTTACCTTTTGGTCATGGTAGTGCTAATGCTGCTTTAATAGTTGGTTCAAGGGTAGAATTAGATGGCGATCGAGGTTTATTAACAACTCTCTATCCATGA
- a CDS encoding ABC transporter substrate-binding protein — translation MNLVKIILTLMLVVCLSGCQGNNSTPGVTKITFWHGINPPENRDVFEQLLAEFNNNHTDIQVEAIYIGQPDQQLPKIISAVVGNQPPDLLWYVPQLTGKLVELGAIKPLESWLETSSLQPEIIPTMFSTMELDDHLWSIPFATNNAAIFYRPSLFAQAGITKLPETWSELKEVATKLTKDVDNDGKIDQHGLLLPLGTGEWTVFTWLPFIYSADGDLLVDNQPQLVNPGTIKALEFGKELIDSGVAILSPPERGYELDQFISGKVAMQITGPWTLGQLNQIGIDYDAFTIPKLATKAAVLGGENVFLFKTNSTREAAAIKFLEYILSAEFQTKWALGTGYLPINSQAEQSESYQAFVNENPILKVFITQMDWARSRPLISNYTILSENLGRAIESSWLGKSSPTASLEASQKRLEGS, via the coding sequence ATGAATCTAGTTAAAATAATCTTAACTTTAATGTTGGTAGTTTGTTTGAGTGGTTGTCAAGGTAATAATTCTACTCCAGGAGTGACTAAAATAACTTTTTGGCATGGAATTAATCCACCTGAAAATAGAGATGTTTTTGAGCAACTTTTAGCTGAGTTTAATAATAATCATACTGATATTCAAGTAGAAGCAATTTATATTGGTCAACCTGATCAACAATTACCGAAAATTATCTCAGCAGTAGTAGGAAATCAACCACCAGATTTACTTTGGTACGTACCCCAATTGACGGGAAAACTAGTAGAATTAGGCGCGATTAAACCCCTAGAAAGTTGGTTAGAAACAAGTAGTCTTCAACCTGAAATTATTCCCACAATGTTTAGTACCATGGAATTAGACGATCATCTTTGGTCAATTCCTTTTGCTACTAATAATGCTGCGATTTTTTATCGTCCTAGTTTATTTGCACAAGCAGGTATTACTAAATTACCAGAAACTTGGTCAGAATTAAAAGAAGTAGCGACAAAATTAACTAAAGATGTAGATAATGATGGCAAAATTGACCAACATGGGTTATTATTACCCCTAGGTACAGGAGAATGGACGGTATTTACTTGGTTACCTTTTATCTATAGCGCTGATGGTGATTTATTAGTAGATAATCAACCCCAATTAGTTAACCCAGGAACAATCAAAGCTTTAGAATTTGGTAAAGAATTAATAGATTCAGGAGTAGCTATTCTCTCTCCCCCAGAAAGAGGTTATGAGTTAGATCAGTTTATCTCAGGAAAAGTGGCGATGCAAATAACTGGACCATGGACCTTAGGACAACTTAATCAAATTGGTATCGATTATGATGCCTTTACTATACCAAAATTAGCAACAAAAGCCGCTGTCTTGGGTGGAGAAAATGTCTTCTTATTTAAGACTAATTCCACCAGAGAAGCAGCAGCAATTAAGTTTTTAGAGTATATATTGAGTGCAGAATTTCAAACTAAATGGGCTTTAGGAACTGGTTATCTACCTATTAATAGTCAAGCAGAACAAAGTGAATCTTATCAAGCTTTTGTGAATGAAAATCCTATCCTCAAGGTGTTTATAACTCAAATGGATTGGGCGCGATCGCGTCCTCTCATCTCCAATTATACTATACTCTCAGAAAATCTTGGTCGGGCTATTGAGTCTTCTTGGTTAGGTAAATCTAGTCCAACTGCATCCCTAGAAGCATCACAAAAACGTCTAGAAGGGAGTTAA
- a CDS encoding stage II sporulation protein M, with amino-acid sequence MNIQRWIARRETDWRRLDSLLKRVESKGLKSLPAKEITELASLYRSVSADLARAKTYQIDAILTQDLQNLTSRSYVQIYQGSRQQEWQQAKNFYANVFPTIVRETFPYTLLATLIFFIPALIAWWYIWLDPTFVNLVVPQEIITLVRDENKLWMGSIIGTEPLASSNIMINNLSVSFNAVAGGITAGILTVYILAFNGIHIGSIAAFVAQNNLSWPFWAFVFPHGSLELPAIFWSGGAGLLIARGLLFPGRYRRFDAIKYYSSLAAKLVLGIIPMLVIAGIIEGFFSPSPLIPDILKYILGLGIFILLLLYCQRGKHESS; translated from the coding sequence ATGAATATTCAACGCTGGATCGCTAGACGAGAAACTGATTGGCGACGTTTAGATTCTCTGTTAAAACGAGTAGAAAGCAAGGGTTTAAAAAGTTTACCAGCTAAGGAAATTACGGAATTAGCTAGTTTATATCGTTCTGTATCCGCTGATTTAGCTAGGGCAAAAACTTATCAAATCGATGCTATTCTTACTCAGGATTTGCAAAATTTGACCTCAAGAAGTTATGTCCAAATCTATCAAGGTTCTCGTCAGCAAGAATGGCAACAAGCTAAAAATTTCTATGCCAATGTTTTCCCCACAATAGTTAGAGAGACTTTTCCTTATACTCTCTTAGCAACTCTTATTTTTTTTATACCCGCTTTGATCGCTTGGTGGTATATTTGGCTAGATCCTACTTTTGTTAATTTAGTAGTTCCTCAAGAGATTATTACTCTAGTAAGAGATGAAAATAAGTTATGGATGGGTTCAATTATAGGGACAGAACCTCTCGCATCTAGTAATATTATGATTAATAATCTTTCTGTTAGTTTTAATGCAGTAGCAGGAGGCATAACCGCAGGTATTTTGACTGTTTATATCCTCGCTTTCAATGGCATACATATTGGTTCTATAGCTGCTTTTGTCGCTCAAAATAATTTATCTTGGCCTTTTTGGGCTTTTGTATTTCCTCATGGTTCTTTAGAATTACCCGCGATTTTTTGGTCTGGTGGTGCAGGATTATTAATAGCAAGAGGGTTATTATTTCCAGGTAGATATCGTCGGTTTGACGCGATTAAATATTATAGTTCTTTGGCTGCTAAACTAGTTTTAGGTATTATTCCTATGTTAGTGATTGCGGGAATTATTGAAGGGTTTTTCTCTCCTAGTCCTCTGATTCCTGATATTTTAAAGTATATCCTAGGATTAGGGATATTTATCTTATTATTACTTTACTGTCAAAGGGGTAAACATGAATCTAGTTAA